TTTCAAGTGAGGGTCACCTTTTCTTTGTGTTCCAGATTGTGGCATTTGCCCAGCTATGAAAGAGGATGTTCATCTATTTTTAAACGGAACCTCAGAAGAGTATGTTGAGTATGTGAAACAATATAAAGATGATCCTGAAATATtggaaaatactgaaaaaatcaAGCAATGTGTTGACAGCACATTGATGGAGGAAGACAAGGCACATGCAAATGGTTTCATTGTGAGTCTCTATGTGTCTGGTTAGGGGCAGGGCTTGTGCACACCACTGAAGCTTCACTGAGAATCAAGTTATGTGAAACATCTGATTGAGAATGTCAGAAGAATGGGGCAGGAAGGAGCTCTAGGACTGCCTGAGCTGGCTCTGGCTGCTCACCTCAGCTAAGCCACAGTAGATACCTGCCTGAGTTTGGCCTCCCTCAGACTTCCTGACACACCCTTCCAAGTCTAGCTATAGAAGCTTGGCACCTGGCACCCTTCTCTAGCCTAGTTATTTTATCCACAATATTCAAGCCTATCACCCCACCTCCAAAAAAGTCATATGTTATCCTGTTCTCTGAGCTTTGAAGATCACTTTGTGGACTCCACATGTTGACATTCAAGGGTAGAATTAAAGTGAACCCCCTCATATCCCTAGAACAGGTGTGTTAAGGCCCTGCCTTTACCTGAAGTTATTTGAGGGTCATTATCAACATGTGACAGGAGTCAGTTTGCTTTTGCAGCCCCAGCTGCACAGTGGCACACATGGGGCTATGTCAGCTCCTCTCCATTTGGTCCCACTGGGACTATGTTGTCTCCCAAGTTGGCTCCTCCCATCTGGCTGGATTTGGGGCTCTTTTCAAAGCTTGTCTCAACAGGTTGGGGTCAAGGCTCCTTGGTCCTGGTCAGATAGAAGAGCAATTGAAAATTGGCTGCAGGTCTTTCTAGACGGTGTCTCAGTGCATGGTCAGTGGGGCATGAGGTCTCCTTCACCCCTGAAGTCTCACTTAGCTTTCTGTTTGCAGGAAAAAATAGAAGCCAGCCCACTATGTTGATGGCTACAACTCTGCTCTCAAGGAAGCCATTTGCCTTCTCACCTGCATAGATGCAGCAGGCTATAGCCCTTCCCTTCAGGTGTCTAAGAACAGGAATCCAACAGTAAAAACCTTGCAATTCATTGGGGAGTCTGGATTTTTGGATTCAAGTTTGGGTCTGATTTGATTGAAGGATATTGCAGTGACAACCTCTAGTACATTGAGGTGTCAAAGCTCAATTGTGGTGCTGCCAAAATGCCATACAGAATGCATTAGAGAATGCTAAGATACCATAGTAATTATTCTAGAGTTTCTGTCACCCTCATGGGACAGGGTCCACAGGGCACATAGATGACCTCCCAGACTGAACTCCCCAGGAACATGGAACTGAGTAGGACCAGGAATACCAAGAGTTTGTTGAGGACCACCCATGCTTTAGATAGCAGAATCTGTCCCTGCTCCCTAGTGTTTGGTACATTATCCAgttatgcatgtctgtgtgtcacagtgggtcccatgtagaaaataaaataaaagtacctATTTCAAAAGCTTTTGTGGCTTCCTGCCCCTCACATTGAACAGAATTTCAGCCTGGATATCAGAGAGGGACCTGGCCAGAACAGAATTCAGGTTATCCTAATATCAACTACCCATTTCTGAACACAGGTACTTCCCCACTGGGTGGTACATGGAGTGGGGACCCAAGGTCCTAGGGCTTTAGGATCTGTCCTGTGGCTCTTCTCTGTGGACATGGCAGGAAGTCGTTTCCCACACCAGTCACCAAATAGTTGTCTGTGGCCAGTCTCAAGGCCATGTGCCTTACTGCTCCATCAATGAGTCAGATCTTCATACCCGGAataatgcgtgtgtgtgtgtatatatatatatatattttttttttcctcatgatgTACAGGCTCATGGAAGGCCCAACATGTACAGTCTTTATCATTATAGAGTATGCGCTGAAAAGAGTAAAATGTATTATTCTTTTTCATAAGACTATGATAAAATAACCATGGTTgagtatttataaataaataaataaataaataaatacatacatacataaatacataaataatacataaatacataaatacataaatacataaatacataaatacataaatacataaatacacaaatacataaatacataaatacataaatacataaatacataaattcataaatacataaatacataaatacataaatacataaatacataaataaatacataaatacataaatacataaatacataaatacataaatacataaatacataaatacataaatacataaatacataaatacataaatacataaatacataaatacataaatacataaatacataaatacataaatacataaatacataaatacataaatacataaatacataaatacataaatacataaatacataaatacataaatacataaatacataaatacataaatacataaaaactaaTCATTTTAAAGTCTCCAGATCCACAGTCCTGTAGCCTAACCTCTTAGCTTCTGTTGTGGACCCCATCACCAACATAGACACAGAAAATTGCATAAGACTTGTCGCCAAGTCAGTGTGTGGGTTGTCTCCAGTATTCACCCAATCTATAGCATTTGTACCTTTCCATGGCAACACTCCAGAGACCTAATCACATTTCCAGTTGTCTCCTGTTCTCCATCACATTACATCTTGAGACCTTATGATGGTAACCAAGTTTCCACCACAGGTCACAAGGAATCAGATTCAAATCACACAGCACATTAGGAGGCCATCTTAAGTAGACTGGGGCCTGATATCTGTGGCCTTGGCCTACAACTAACCATTGTCTAGCCAGAGGTTGCTTCTGAAGGAGGTCTCCTGCCTTCTGGAAGCTAAGGGTGCTCTAGGGACTATGTAGATGCTGTGACTGAACTCTCCTAACTACACATTTAAGTCAGAGAAGGCTTTTCTACCATGCTtctctttacatattaaaaaacaCAGAGCCCCTTCATCTGATGAACAGCTCTACTTGTTTAGCTGGGATTTCCTAAAATTCTAGTGGATTTTCATACAAACTTTCATGTAGGATATTTATCTGCAAATAAGTTTACTGTTGGGTGTAGTAACTCTTTTCTCCCTGATACAGTTAAGAAGAAAGCTTCTTTACTCCAGTCATTGAAAGAATTTAACTTTAGAGAAATATTGTTCTAATGTACTTGATTGGCcagtgttcatttccatcatagaAAGGTGTTTATCATCACTTGTTATTCTTTTACTATTGGGACTTAAGTGatgttctttccttcattcctgaTGTTATTTGATACTTcccatttgaattttttttggttgagataggatctcacgaTATAGACTAGGCTGTGCTGAAAGGTGGAGAGAGCTGTCTACATGTGTCCCTTTTTTCTAGGATTTAAGAAATGTACCACCAAGACCCAgcctttaaatttcttctttttcctcttccttttagtcattttcctcctcctcttgttactcctcttcttcctcctcttttcatttctgtttttcctctccttttctttcttcttttcagataTTTCCACTATTTagtcctggccagcctggaacttgctgtgtagattatGCTGACCATGAACTCACTACGATTCACATGTATTTACCacatgagtgcttggattaaagacatTCCCTCTACTGCTCagcttcttttttaatattttgatcatGCTTAGTACACTTTTATCAGTGTTATGCACCTAGAGTGCACAGAAAATACTCACTTGTCACCAAGGACTGTAAAAGACTAAGCAATATGGTAGGAGCTCAGATtttttacacaaaacaaagaaacaaacaaagaaatcaaacttGCTTTAAGGAACTAGACACTCTTGATCAGCAGGAAGTAGACAAACGATATCATCTCATTTAAACCCCTGCGTTTATTTGGAGAtgtcttctgttctctttccttttttcccctctatCTAGTGTTATGGGGTTGAAACAGTTCAAGAAGGTGAGGGGAACAAAATGGAATAAAGAACAAACCATAAACCAGCAAAAGCTACTGATTCCCAGCATAGATGTAAAGCAGAATGGAAAATGGGATTTCAACTGCAGTGGAGAAAAAAGCAGGGGATGAAGGGATAAAGGGATGAAGAGATGAAGATATGGATATTTTTTTGAGACTCCATTAAAAATTTACTGGGGCCACAACTAGTGGTGCATCTCTTATTCTACTAAGAGAGgggattttctgttttgttctttctcttcttcctaaaACTGTGTTAAGAAATATTGGGGAAATTATTTTGACTCTGGAAAAAATTGCtgatggaaatgtgtgtgtgagaaaaaaacaaacaacaaaaaagcctgcAATGGGAAAACAAAAGGGTCCACTGTGCTTTCTCCTTTCTGAAGCCTAATTTATCCATGGGCACAGACCAAATAGTGCTCTGCTTACTttacattttacaaatattattaaGAAAGGAACAATAgcatccaagacacaatgagttATAGAAAAGACTGCACATGTCTGTCTTCTTATATACATAAAGATTATGTTAACCACAGAATGAAATTCCTCAAATGTTTTGCACTGGGaacagtgtttttttgtttttttttttttttgttttttttttttacattttctttaggaAATGAAAAACTTTGGATGCAATGAAAACTCGTAAAGATTTGAATTGAGTGGGGGAGGTCATCTGAAAACCTTCTTCAGTGAATCAAAAAAGTGCTTATTTTAGTGAAAGCATTTCTGTTTACAAATTCTTCATGAGTATTGCAGAGTTAATTGCTTAAAACTGATACAGGTAAATTTTATGAGAATTTTGAAATGTtggttcctaaaaaaaaaaaaaaacagagatattttaatcccaggtgtaggatGTGAGGGGAGCCTCACATTTTCCACTGTTTAGACTATGATTTGCTTCACTCTCTAGCACAGGCATAATTTTGCCAGCTACAAATAGTTTATGTGATTTGTGATGTGTAGAATTCTGGGGACATTTGAGAGGCTGTATAATTGCTATGGTCCTGAGAAGGGTGGTTGATTGTTGTTGGTCATGGTCTTTTAAGTAGTCAGGTGTAAAATAGAAATAGTAAGAAGAAATTATATATCCTGACAAGAAAGTTCAATGTTTCCTCATGAGGTCATTGCCCAAATTATcaagaagtagtctaatgataatatTGCCACCTTTCTGACCGCTGATTTTATTCTGGGATCtatttcctttcccctccatgttgttttcaaaacaaaccaaaaaagaaaaaaaaataaacgaaCAAAAAATCTCTCATCTAGTGTTAGGAGTTTGAAATGGTGGAAGAAAGAGGATGAGGGAacgtggaagaaagaagaacccacaaagtagctaaCAAAAGGTACAGTGGATTCTTATCACACACGAATAGCCCCATCTCCTAATACTGCCCCGTTAGAGGTGACTTTGTGTGGAAAGTTTCAAGGAGCATGAAACTTTGAAGCCACAGCTGTCCCACTGTAGCTTCTTATAAGCCTAACTACATTCCTACCTTTCAGCCACATCCTACAAGATCATTATTTTTCTTGACTCTTTTGGAAGTTGCCTTGGAAGGGTCAGATCTTTTTCCATAGACAACATCCTGTGCCAGAGAGAATCCATTGCTGgagctctgcttctgttcctgggTAAGATTTAGCACTATGCATCCTCCTCCAGCTTTGCAAAAGGAGCCATGATACTGATCTATAAAAGTTGGTCAGcatactcaggaagctgaagaaaACGACAAATGTCACCCGTATATTGTGGATATAGAGATGAGTTGTTCCAGAATTCCCTGTATTATTGGGTGATATATAtatgtctaatatatatatatatatatatatatatatatatatatatatatatatatacacatatatatatacatatataatttaactcTTATTATTTGTAatcaatatattatatttattataatatatatataatatatatataaaatttacctCTTGGGCTTGAAATGTAGCTATATGTACAGAGTTCTTGACTAACATGCACTAGTCCCTGGGTTTAATGTTCAGAACTCGACAAAAATGTGATGGTTGCATACATTTGAGTAACCAGGACATGGAGGTACAGATTGGATGATCAGAAGTTctaagtcatccttagctacatagcacgTTTGAGGGCACCCTGAGTTACAGCAAAGCtccacttaaaaattattttataaaaagctCACTTTTGGAGTTAAATAGATGTGTTAATGGTTAAGAGAACTAGCTGATCATTCAGACGACCCAGGTTTATTCCCAGCTACCACAGGGCTGCTCACAACCTGCTATGATAAAAATGG
This Mus musculus strain C57BL/6J chromosome 7, GRCm38.p6 C57BL/6J DNA region includes the following protein-coding sequences:
- the Scgb1b17 gene encoding secretoglobin, family 1B, member 17 precursor, with the translated sequence MMLAGAVVIFGVALLLLSSWGDCGICPAMKEDVHLFLNGTSEEYVEYVKQYKDDPEILENTEKIKQCVDSTLMEEDKAHANGFIEKIEASPLC